TATGCGCTGCAGGGCAAGCCGATGCAGCCCGCCGCGCCGGTCGCGACCGGCGACCAGGGGCTGCGGGTCGATCCGGGGCTCATCGATTTTCGCGCGGCGATCCTGGGCGAGCGCCATCGCGCGGCGATGAGCCTGGCCGACGCGGCGATGGCGCGCGGCGACAAGGGCGAGGCGGTGCGGATCCTGATCGACGTGGTGCGCCGCGCGCCCGAGGATCCCGGCGCCTGGACCGCGCTCGGGACGATGCTGGCGGTGCATGACGGGCAGCAATTGTCGCCCGCGGCGCGCTTTGCCTTCTCACAGGCGGTGCGGCTTGATCCCAAGGCGCCGGGACCGCCCTTTTTCCTGGGCATCTCGCTGTTGAACGCGGGCGAGATCGATCCCGCGCGCACCGCCTGGGCGCAGGCGCTCGCGCTCACCCCCGCCGACGCGCCGTATCGCGGCGATATCGTCGAGCGGCTCGCGGTGGTCGACCGCTTTCGCGCGATGATGCAGGGCGCCCCCCGGCAACCGCCCGCGTCGCGCTGACGCGCGCGGGCGTCGTCGCTCACCGAACCACCAGCCGCGTGTACAGATGCCAGGTCGCGTAGCCGAGCCACGGCAACACCACCGCAAGCCCGACCCCGAACGGAATCGTCCCCAACGCGAGCAGCGCGGCGACGCGCAGCCCCCAGCCGATCGTCTCGCCCGGATTGCGCCGCGCGGCGGCGACCGAGGCCGCGACCGCGCTCGCCGCCGACACGGGCTTGTCGACCACCATCGGGAAGGCAACGAACGACAGGGTGATCGCGGCCACCGCGAACGCCAGGCCGACCAGATTGCCGATGACGATCATCGCCCAGCCCGAATCGGTGGTGAAGATGCGTCCGAGCTCGCTGGCGCGCATCGGCCCGTCGGTGCCGAAGGTGAGCGTGTAGATCGCATAGGCCGCGACCAGCCAGCCGATGAAGAGCCCCGCCAGCATCAGCGAGAGCATCGCGATCGGCGTCCGGCTGCGACCTTTGAGCGGATCGAGAAAATGCCACCAGTTCGAATCGACGCCTTCCTCGCGCCGCCGCGCCAGCTCGTAAAAGCCCGAGGCGACCGCCGGCCCTGCGATCGACAGCCCCGCAACCAGCGGAAAGAACAACGGCAGCAGCGAATCATTGAAGGTCACGAACACGGCAATCACACAGATCGCCGGATAGATCATGCCGAGGAACACCAGATCGCCGCGCTTTGCCTTGAAGTCTCGCCACCCCTCGGCCAGCGCCCAATCGATATCCGCCCGCCCGATTCGGCGGACTTGGGCAATTTCGGTGGCAGGAGACGCGGATTCGGACTGCATCGTGACGGCCATGGCGACTTCCTTTCGATTGCTTCGGCTAGTTCGACTTTCTTCTTGGGGTGATCGGTAGTCTGAACATTCTATGCCCCGGCGCACGGCTTGGCAAAAATCAGAACGGCAGGTTGCGGACGACGATCGCGCGATTGAGCGCCGAGGCGAAGCTGACCCAGCCGAGATAGGGCAGGATGAACAGCGCGGCGGTGCGCGAGATCGGCCACAGCCCGATCAGCAGCGCGAGCACCGAGCCCCAGAGAAACACGACCTCGACCAGCGCCCAGTCGGGACGCTTGGCCATGAAGAACAACGGGCTCCACGCCAGGAAGAACAACGCGTTCACCCCGAACAGGATCAGGATGTCGCGGCGTGCGGCCGCATCGGGGGCTGCGTTCCACGCCATCACCGCCGCGGTGGCGGCGCAGGCCAGGATCAGCGTCCATGCCGGGCCGAACGCCCAATTGGGCGGCTGCCAGGCCGG
The genomic region above belongs to Sphingomonas qomolangmaensis and contains:
- a CDS encoding TspO/MBR family protein produces the protein MMTGSWAPIWIAGGGALLLGIAGGATTPIGSWYRELAKPAWQPPNWAFGPAWTLILACAATAAVMAWNAAPDAAARRDILILFGVNALFFLAWSPLFFMAKRPDWALVEVVFLWGSVLALLIGLWPISRTAALFILPYLGWVSFASALNRAIVVRNLPF
- a CDS encoding DUF2189 domain-containing protein, whose protein sequence is MAVTMQSESASPATEIAQVRRIGRADIDWALAEGWRDFKAKRGDLVFLGMIYPAICVIAVFVTFNDSLLPLFFPLVAGLSIAGPAVASGFYELARRREEGVDSNWWHFLDPLKGRSRTPIAMLSLMLAGLFIGWLVAAYAIYTLTFGTDGPMRASELGRIFTTDSGWAMIVIGNLVGLAFAVAAITLSFVAFPMVVDKPVSAASAVAASVAAARRNPGETIGWGLRVAALLALGTIPFGVGLAVVLPWLGYATWHLYTRLVVR
- a CDS encoding tetratricopeptide repeat protein translates to MGWLALVLLGLGAGATLWWLGAPRMLATLMAAALVLGATGYALQGKPMQPAAPVATGDQGLRVDPGLIDFRAAILGERHRAAMSLADAAMARGDKGEAVRILIDVVRRAPEDPGAWTALGTMLAVHDGQQLSPAARFAFSQAVRLDPKAPGPPFFLGISLLNAGEIDPARTAWAQALALTPADAPYRGDIVERLAVVDRFRAMMQGAPRQPPASR